In Synechococcus sp. Nb3U1, one DNA window encodes the following:
- a CDS encoding DUF3120 domain-containing protein — MSSTPFLPPFRDEPLLQSQNLAGMDSRSLNFEKRFKTAYVMGGMAALLVSLPVFLQAPLVRYAPWVSLVLSLGWLGLSLHLYSQSRTRIWGDLLYGFTLTWLAGSLYWGWLRFEPLWHMPIEALGIPIVGWGARQRFARIGTWFYLGSLWGTAITDLYIHSVGLLPEWRQAMQFDRLDQAVIPFVAALDKMATPLGLVWGMGLGLLLLGVGLWMIQGSRRLHHWAFAGAVLNTLLVDGLFGWGAALLR; from the coding sequence TTGTCTTCCACACCTTTTTTGCCGCCGTTCCGGGATGAGCCTTTGCTCCAGTCCCAGAACCTAGCGGGGATGGATTCTCGCTCTCTCAATTTCGAAAAGCGCTTCAAGACCGCCTATGTCATGGGGGGAATGGCTGCTCTGTTGGTGAGCCTGCCGGTTTTTCTACAGGCGCCCCTGGTGCGGTATGCCCCTTGGGTGAGTTTGGTGTTGTCTTTGGGCTGGCTGGGTCTCAGTTTGCACCTCTACTCGCAGTCGCGTACCCGTATCTGGGGCGATTTGCTCTACGGCTTTACCCTAACCTGGCTGGCGGGATCCCTGTACTGGGGTTGGCTGCGCTTTGAGCCCCTTTGGCACATGCCCATAGAAGCCCTGGGGATCCCGATTGTGGGGTGGGGGGCACGGCAACGGTTTGCCCGAATTGGCACCTGGTTTTATCTGGGATCCCTCTGGGGCACGGCGATCACAGATCTCTACATCCATTCGGTGGGGTTGCTGCCGGAGTGGCGACAGGCGATGCAGTTCGACCGGTTGGATCAGGCGGTTATTCCCTTCGTGGCCGCTCTAGATAAGATGGCAACTCCGTTGGGACTGGTCTGGGGAATGGGCTTGGGCTTGCTGCTGCTCGGGGTCGGCCTGTGGATGATTCAGGGATCCCGGCGGTTACATCACTGGGCTTTTGCGGGAGCGGTTTTGAACACGTTGCTGGTGGATGGTTTATTTGGTTGGGGGGCAGCTTTGTTGAGATAA
- a CDS encoding glucokinase produces the protein MGLLLAGDIGGTKTSLSLVDAKTPEHSLWRCRYPSQNYPSLTPIVQEFLAQAQQELGRAPQPAAACFAIAGPVVEQRAKVTNLPWNLQASQLEAELGIPHVALINDFSAVGYGVLTLKDKDLDTLQAGERQPQAPIGVIGAGTGLGQAYLTWGEGCYQVHPSEGGHVDFSPRTPLEWELLMYLQKRHGRISTERVVSGQGIVAIYQFLRDSNWGQGEEQLLSQIKAWEKGAESIDPAAQIANAAMEARDPLAVECLRLFISLYGATVGNFALQLLPRGGLFIAGGIAPKLLRLLHQGEFLPSFLDKGRMRPLLEQLSVQVVVNAQVGLMGAAAYASTL, from the coding sequence ATGGGCTTGCTTTTGGCAGGAGACATTGGCGGCACCAAGACCAGCCTCAGCCTTGTCGATGCCAAAACCCCAGAGCATAGCCTGTGGCGCTGCCGCTATCCCAGCCAAAACTATCCCAGCCTGACCCCGATTGTGCAGGAGTTTTTGGCGCAAGCTCAGCAGGAGCTGGGTCGAGCTCCACAGCCGGCGGCCGCTTGCTTTGCCATTGCTGGGCCGGTGGTGGAGCAGAGGGCCAAGGTCACCAACCTACCCTGGAACCTACAAGCCAGTCAGTTGGAAGCAGAACTGGGGATCCCCCATGTGGCCTTGATCAACGACTTCAGCGCTGTGGGCTATGGGGTGCTCACCCTAAAAGACAAAGACCTGGACACCCTACAAGCAGGCGAACGACAACCGCAGGCACCCATCGGTGTCATTGGGGCAGGTACTGGGTTGGGGCAGGCATACCTCACCTGGGGAGAAGGCTGCTACCAGGTTCACCCCAGTGAAGGAGGACATGTGGATTTTTCGCCGCGAACCCCTTTGGAGTGGGAGTTATTGATGTATCTGCAAAAACGGCACGGGCGCATCTCCACCGAGCGGGTGGTCTCAGGGCAGGGGATTGTTGCGATCTATCAGTTTTTGCGGGATAGTAACTGGGGCCAAGGAGAGGAGCAGTTGCTATCCCAAATTAAAGCCTGGGAAAAAGGCGCTGAATCTATCGACCCAGCGGCTCAGATCGCCAATGCAGCCATGGAAGCACGGGATCCCCTGGCGGTGGAATGTTTACGGCTGTTTATCAGTCTCTACGGAGCCACGGTCGGAAATTTTGCCCTGCAACTGTTGCCACGGGGGGGGCTGTTCATCGCCGGAGGGATTGCCCCCAAGCTCTTGCGCCTGTTGCACCAGGGGGAGTTTTTGCCCTCATTTTTGGATAAGGGTCGGATGCGACCCCTGTTAGAGCAGCTATCGGTGCAGGTGGTGGTGAATGCGCAGGTAGGACTCATGGGAGCGGCTGCCTATGCCTCTACTCTCTAG
- a CDS encoding aromatic ring-hydroxylating dioxygenase subunit alpha: MLVTQQPVLKRFWYPVMPMSLLQDGSQSFTLLGQPLVLWLQEGGKPAAVEDRCCHRSAQLSKGIVCDGHIRCPYHGWEFDGSGACVKVPQLTEDFIPRTYKVSGFQCQERYGYAWVALADPLLPIPEIPEAADPGYRYIHEFYEPWACSGLRFMENSFDSAHPHFVHGHGKTHGDQSNPVPPPLDEVTELEDGLLVRHWMEVLNPEMQKKNLNMEAEKTIRTNVRRWYMPFTRTLKIHYPNGLYHLIFSAATPIDDGHSQLVQFVYRNDTEEQAKAADIIAYDRQVTEEDREVLETTDYDTPLDIQAEQHMASDKPGILMRRKLAALLKAHGEIEQRRALV; encoded by the coding sequence ATGCTGGTTACCCAACAGCCTGTCCTCAAGCGCTTCTGGTATCCTGTGATGCCGATGTCGCTTCTGCAAGATGGGTCGCAGTCTTTTACCCTGTTGGGGCAGCCCTTGGTGTTGTGGCTGCAGGAGGGGGGCAAACCCGCGGCAGTGGAAGATCGCTGTTGTCATCGCTCGGCACAGCTTTCGAAAGGAATTGTGTGTGATGGCCATATCCGCTGCCCCTACCACGGCTGGGAATTTGACGGTTCCGGTGCCTGCGTGAAGGTGCCCCAGCTCACCGAAGACTTCATCCCCCGCACCTACAAGGTTTCCGGGTTTCAGTGCCAAGAGCGCTACGGCTATGCTTGGGTGGCTTTGGCGGATCCCTTGCTGCCCATTCCGGAAATTCCGGAAGCAGCGGATCCCGGCTATCGCTACATTCATGAGTTTTACGAGCCTTGGGCCTGTAGCGGGCTGCGCTTCATGGAAAACTCCTTCGACAGCGCCCATCCCCACTTTGTTCATGGCCATGGCAAAACCCATGGGGATCAATCCAACCCGGTGCCGCCGCCTCTGGACGAGGTTACTGAGTTGGAGGATGGCCTGCTGGTACGCCATTGGATGGAAGTGCTCAACCCCGAGATGCAGAAAAAGAACCTAAACATGGAAGCAGAGAAGACCATCCGAACCAATGTGCGTCGTTGGTATATGCCCTTCACCCGCACCCTCAAGATCCACTATCCCAACGGCCTCTACCACCTGATTTTCTCGGCAGCTACCCCCATCGACGATGGCCACAGCCAGTTGGTGCAGTTTGTCTATCGCAACGACACAGAAGAACAGGCCAAAGCCGCCGATATCATCGCCTACGACCGCCAAGTGACTGAAGAAGACCGCGAAGTCCTGGAAACCACCGACTACGATACGCCCCTCGATATTCAAGCCGAACAGCACATGGCTTCTGATAAACCTGGGATCCTGATGCGACGTAAATTGGCAGCCCTGTTGAAGGCGCACGGAGAAATTGAACAACGACGCGCCCTTGTTTGA
- a CDS encoding lysophospholipid acyltransferase family protein gives MDSQTGYCRRDWLAYWLLKWLVVNPLFRGLYLGRTYGQNTVPRQGSLIIVSNHASHFDPPLLSNAVRRPVAFMAKEELFQVPVLKQAIRLYGAYPVKRGGSDRSALRATETALAQGWAVGIFLNGTRAPDGRIPHPHLGAALIAARTQTPLLPVALWGTEKVLPKGSKLPRLLCPISVRIGELIPPPASSDKGELQRVTEVCVTAIHTLLEQGR, from the coding sequence TTGGATTCCCAAACTGGCTATTGTCGCCGCGATTGGTTAGCTTACTGGCTGCTGAAGTGGTTGGTGGTCAACCCTCTGTTTCGTGGGCTGTACTTGGGGCGTACCTATGGGCAGAACACGGTGCCTCGCCAAGGATCCCTGATTATCGTCAGCAACCATGCCAGCCACTTTGATCCGCCGTTGCTGTCTAATGCGGTACGTCGCCCGGTGGCCTTTATGGCCAAGGAGGAATTATTTCAGGTTCCGGTTTTGAAGCAGGCGATTCGGCTGTATGGGGCTTATCCGGTGAAACGAGGTGGCTCGGATCGCAGCGCGTTGCGGGCTACGGAAACCGCGTTGGCTCAGGGGTGGGCGGTGGGAATCTTTTTGAATGGCACCCGTGCTCCCGATGGGCGCATACCCCATCCTCACTTGGGTGCGGCTTTGATTGCGGCTCGAACCCAAACCCCTTTGTTGCCTGTAGCCCTTTGGGGAACTGAGAAGGTACTGCCCAAGGGATCCAAGCTGCCACGGCTGTTGTGTCCGATCAGTGTGCGAATTGGTGAGCTGATTCCACCTCCTGCCTCCAGTGATAAGGGGGAGTTACAGCGGGTCACGGAAGTGTGTGTGACGGCTATCCATACCCTGTTGGAGCAGGGGCGCTAG
- a CDS encoding cyclic nucleotide-binding domain-containing protein translates to MSWVSLSERQFHRLRWALTVAWLLLIASLVVDPISPRLTDAQNGIPALRVDLERCVLVQGQCVALGSDYYYLGAPIFWGLVVPSAILILLIFGHDLWRRICPLSFVSQIPRALGIQRKVTKVKRAEVPRVNAESWLGKNYLYLQLGWFFLGLNARLLGINNDRWLLLGWLLITLAAAITVGFLYGGKSWCNYFCPMAPVQKIYGEPRALLAQPAHTSDSKITQSMCRSVEPDGSEKSACVACQSPCIDIDAERTYWQGIEQPQQQLLYYGYVGLVVGYFVYYYLYAGNWDYYLSGIWAYEPGGLERWWDPGWIIAGTVIPVPKIVAVPITLGLFTWAGWVWGRQLEHWAQTRWGSRLDPIEIRHRLYSLCTFLIFNFFFVFAGRSWLALLPSWAQWGWEFLILAGSSFWLYRTWPRRPDQYSREGLATRLRKQLAKLQFNWPKVLEGRSLSDLSSDEIYVLAKVLPGFSQEKRLEAYKEVLREALDEGYVNSSSSLKVLAQLRQQLDISDDNHQDLLLELGVEDPSLMDPNRLHSLENSVRLSGYRRALERMLTLQSQQSLDELIRRDPQSIQQLRQEYRITPEEEAELSGGLDRQVELWQRAEHLLTQLQKLIQRFHALNQPQLLRQTLVLNLLRASVKQKKRLLVRALLEMMESNPDFELNLRMAQALVELAPAVLPEVLDNATAAWANRLPYSLLQTLRNPGSNSPACALDLPTETISGHLQALLAESNPIIQAVSLYLLHTLDPSQLPEQLPSSSHPLVKTTAQILQSHPKGSLALSQLPDLEKLIYLFNSQLFAGIHTHTLLELEAIAYFKIFQAKDIISDEGDTCRELLILIEGKAEVETYEHGHRVISSLLPGQILDELEVLSHGRQSGRITATHSPTRLLAIAVDDLDRILERDPDLSRRILEWESRRLQQLLHSH, encoded by the coding sequence ATGTCCTGGGTATCCCTAAGTGAGCGGCAGTTTCATCGGCTGCGTTGGGCATTAACGGTGGCTTGGCTGCTGTTGATCGCGTCGCTGGTGGTGGATCCGATTTCCCCCCGTCTGACGGATGCCCAAAACGGGATCCCTGCTTTGCGGGTGGATCTGGAGCGCTGTGTGTTGGTACAGGGGCAGTGTGTGGCATTGGGCTCCGATTATTACTATTTGGGGGCGCCGATTTTTTGGGGGTTGGTGGTGCCTAGCGCCATTTTGATTCTGTTGATCTTTGGGCATGATTTGTGGCGGCGCATTTGCCCACTGTCGTTTGTGTCTCAGATTCCACGAGCCCTTGGGATCCAGCGCAAAGTGACCAAGGTCAAACGGGCAGAAGTTCCCCGCGTGAATGCCGAATCTTGGCTGGGGAAAAACTATTTATACCTGCAACTGGGCTGGTTTTTCCTTGGGCTTAATGCCCGCTTGTTGGGGATCAATAACGACCGTTGGCTGCTCTTGGGTTGGCTGCTGATCACCTTGGCTGCTGCTATCACGGTTGGGTTTCTCTATGGGGGCAAAAGTTGGTGCAATTATTTTTGCCCGATGGCTCCGGTGCAAAAAATCTACGGTGAACCCAGGGCTTTACTGGCTCAACCGGCCCACACCAGCGATAGCAAAATCACCCAGTCCATGTGTCGCAGTGTTGAGCCCGATGGCAGCGAAAAAAGTGCCTGTGTCGCCTGTCAGAGTCCTTGTATCGATATTGATGCCGAGCGCACCTACTGGCAGGGTATTGAACAACCGCAACAGCAGCTGTTGTACTACGGCTATGTGGGGCTGGTGGTGGGCTACTTTGTTTACTACTATCTCTATGCGGGCAACTGGGACTATTATCTGTCGGGGATTTGGGCTTACGAGCCGGGGGGGCTGGAGCGGTGGTGGGATCCCGGTTGGATTATCGCAGGCACGGTGATTCCGGTACCTAAAATTGTGGCCGTGCCCATTACTTTAGGGCTTTTTACGTGGGCAGGCTGGGTCTGGGGCCGTCAATTGGAACACTGGGCCCAAACCCGCTGGGGATCCCGGTTAGACCCCATTGAAATTCGCCATCGCCTCTACAGCCTCTGCACCTTTTTGATCTTCAACTTTTTCTTCGTGTTTGCCGGGCGATCCTGGCTGGCATTGTTGCCTAGCTGGGCCCAGTGGGGATGGGAATTTTTGATTTTGGCGGGCAGCAGTTTTTGGCTTTATCGCACCTGGCCTCGTCGTCCGGATCAATACAGTCGAGAAGGGTTGGCCACTCGTTTGCGTAAACAATTGGCCAAATTACAGTTCAACTGGCCCAAGGTGCTAGAAGGGCGAAGTCTCTCGGATTTAAGTAGTGACGAGATTTATGTGCTGGCCAAAGTTTTGCCAGGATTTAGCCAGGAAAAACGCCTAGAAGCCTACAAAGAGGTGCTCAGAGAAGCCCTGGATGAGGGCTATGTCAATAGCAGCAGCAGTCTGAAGGTGTTGGCTCAATTGCGGCAACAACTGGATATCAGCGATGACAATCACCAAGATCTCTTGCTGGAGTTGGGGGTAGAAGATCCCAGTTTGATGGATCCCAATCGTCTCCATAGCCTGGAAAACTCGGTTCGCCTCTCGGGGTACCGCCGTGCCCTAGAACGGATGCTAACGCTGCAAAGTCAACAGTCTTTGGATGAGCTGATCCGCCGGGATCCCCAGTCTATTCAGCAGTTGCGGCAGGAATATCGCATCACCCCAGAGGAGGAAGCCGAGCTCTCGGGCGGGCTGGATCGGCAGGTGGAACTTTGGCAGCGGGCGGAACATCTGCTCACTCAACTGCAAAAGCTCATCCAACGGTTTCATGCTCTCAACCAACCGCAGTTGCTGCGGCAAACCTTGGTCTTGAACCTGCTGCGAGCCAGTGTCAAACAAAAAAAGCGCCTGCTGGTGCGTGCCCTGTTGGAGATGATGGAGAGCAATCCTGATTTTGAGCTCAATCTGCGCATGGCCCAAGCCCTAGTAGAACTGGCTCCTGCTGTTTTGCCGGAGGTGCTGGATAACGCTACTGCTGCCTGGGCTAACCGTCTGCCCTACTCCCTCCTGCAAACCCTACGGAATCCCGGCTCCAACTCCCCTGCCTGTGCTCTAGATCTCCCGACAGAGACCATCAGTGGTCATCTGCAAGCCCTCTTAGCCGAAAGTAACCCCATCATTCAGGCGGTTAGTCTCTATCTGTTGCACACTTTGGATCCCTCACAACTCCCGGAGCAACTGCCCTCCTCTTCCCATCCCCTGGTCAAAACAACCGCTCAGATCCTTCAGTCCCATCCCAAGGGATCCCTTGCCCTCTCCCAATTGCCCGACCTAGAAAAGCTGATTTATCTGTTCAATAGCCAACTGTTCGCCGGGATCCACACCCACACACTGCTGGAATTAGAAGCTATTGCCTATTTCAAGATCTTTCAGGCCAAAGACATCATCTCTGACGAAGGGGATACCTGTCGGGAGCTCTTGATTTTGATCGAGGGTAAGGCGGAGGTGGAAACCTACGAACACGGTCATAGAGTCATTTCTAGCCTGCTACCCGGCCAGATTTTGGATGAGTTGGAGGTACTCTCTCACGGACGCCAATCGGGGCGCATTACAGCCACCCACAGCCCCACCCGCCTGCTGGCTATTGCGGTTGATGATCTCGATCGCATTCTCGAACGGGATCCCGACTTGTCTCGCCGCATTCTGGAATGGGAAAGCCGCCGCCTACAGCAGTTGCTACATAGCCATTAG
- a CDS encoding DUF6671 family protein, with protein MWEGWHNSVALLATRHGKETVIGPLLHQHLGIRVEVVDIDTDQFGAFSRERPRPGDPMATLRLKIESALKVKDAPLGLASEGSFGPHPQLPWLAWNQEWVMLRDRIQGLELVGWADSSRTNFSHRHVTTVAEALAFAQQVGFPEHGLMALDDPQQPRVIHKGIQDEDTLRAVFNELNTGGQGVHLETDMRAMCNPSRLQVIAAATQNLIARAQSLCPACGTPGYWRIRSLSGLPCGDCGAPTPLPKAWIYGCLRCSHSHQEPVRDPWADPAQCAFCNP; from the coding sequence ATGTGGGAGGGATGGCACAACTCAGTGGCTCTGCTAGCCACTCGGCACGGCAAAGAGACCGTCATCGGCCCTCTTTTGCACCAACACTTGGGGATCCGCGTTGAGGTAGTAGACATTGATACCGATCAATTTGGTGCTTTCTCGCGGGAACGACCTCGGCCCGGGGATCCCATGGCCACCTTGCGCCTGAAGATTGAATCCGCACTCAAGGTGAAGGATGCACCGTTGGGCCTAGCCAGTGAGGGATCCTTTGGCCCTCATCCGCAGCTTCCCTGGTTGGCCTGGAATCAAGAGTGGGTAATGTTGAGGGATCGGATACAGGGGTTGGAGCTGGTGGGCTGGGCAGATAGTAGTCGAACCAACTTTAGCCATCGCCACGTGACCACAGTGGCGGAAGCTTTGGCTTTTGCGCAACAGGTGGGCTTCCCAGAGCACGGCTTGATGGCCCTTGACGATCCGCAGCAGCCGCGGGTGATCCACAAAGGGATCCAGGATGAGGACACCCTCCGAGCCGTGTTCAACGAGCTAAACACAGGTGGGCAGGGGGTTCATTTAGAAACCGATATGCGGGCCATGTGCAACCCTTCTCGTTTGCAGGTGATCGCCGCTGCCACCCAAAATTTGATCGCTAGAGCCCAAAGCCTTTGTCCTGCCTGTGGAACCCCCGGTTATTGGCGGATCCGCTCCCTTTCTGGCCTGCCCTGTGGCGACTGCGGTGCTCCCACACCGTTGCCCAAAGCCTGGATATATGGGTGTTTGCGCTGTAGCCATAGCCATCAGGAGCCTGTCAGGGATCCCTGGGCCGATCCGGCCCAATGTGCGTTTTGTAATCCTTAG
- the ureC gene encoding urease subunit alpha: MTLEIPRRQYVSNYGPTVGDRVRLADTDLLIEVEQDLTTYGEEIKFGGGKTIRDGMGQSPTATRAGGALDLVITNALILDWWGIVKADVGIREGYIVGIGKAGNPNIQSGVTPGMVVGACTEVIAGENLILTAGGIDVHVHFICPQLCEFALASGVTTLLGGGTGPATGSNATTCTPGSWNLGKMLQAAEGFPVNLGFFGKGNAAFPDALREQIEAGACGLKIHEDWGSTPAVIDSCLQVSDEYDVQTLIHTDTLNESAFVEDTIAAINGRTIHTFHTEGAGGGHAPDIIRIASEPNVLPSSTNPTRPFTRNTIEEHLDMLMVCHHLSKNVPEDIAFAESRIRPQTIAAEDILHDMGVFSIISSDSQAMGRVGEVILRTWQTAHKMKVQRGSLPQDSARNDNFRAKRYVAKYTICPAIAQGLSHMIGSVEVGKLADLCLWKPAFFGVKPELVLKGGLIAYAQMGDPNASIPTPQPVYPRPMFGSFGRAMTATSLLFVSQAALEQGIGQQLGIQRPVVAVKNCREIGKADLKLNTSTPHIEVNPETYEVRADGALLTCEPAEILPMAQRYFLF, from the coding sequence ATGACTCTGGAAATTCCCCGTCGTCAATACGTCAGCAACTACGGCCCCACAGTGGGGGATCGGGTGCGCTTGGCGGATACAGACTTGCTCATTGAGGTGGAGCAGGATCTCACCACTTACGGGGAGGAGATTAAGTTTGGGGGCGGCAAGACGATTCGGGATGGCATGGGCCAATCGCCAACAGCCACGCGGGCGGGGGGAGCTTTGGATCTGGTGATCACCAACGCCTTGATTTTGGACTGGTGGGGTATTGTCAAGGCGGATGTGGGGATCCGGGAGGGCTACATCGTCGGCATTGGCAAAGCGGGCAACCCCAATATCCAATCGGGGGTGACGCCGGGCATGGTGGTGGGGGCATGTACGGAGGTGATCGCCGGGGAGAATTTGATCCTGACGGCGGGGGGGATCGATGTCCATGTGCATTTTATTTGTCCGCAACTGTGCGAGTTTGCCCTTGCCTCTGGGGTGACTACCCTTTTGGGGGGCGGCACCGGCCCAGCCACCGGCAGCAATGCCACCACCTGCACGCCGGGATCCTGGAATTTGGGCAAGATGTTGCAGGCTGCGGAGGGGTTCCCGGTCAATTTGGGATTTTTTGGCAAGGGGAACGCAGCCTTTCCGGACGCCTTACGAGAACAGATCGAAGCGGGGGCCTGTGGCCTCAAGATTCACGAGGATTGGGGATCCACCCCGGCGGTGATTGATAGCTGCCTGCAGGTGAGCGACGAATATGATGTGCAAACCCTGATCCACACCGACACCTTAAATGAATCGGCCTTTGTGGAGGACACCATCGCCGCCATCAATGGCCGCACCATTCACACCTTTCACACCGAAGGAGCTGGGGGTGGACATGCGCCCGACATCATCCGTATTGCTTCTGAACCGAATGTGCTGCCGAGTTCCACCAACCCTACCCGTCCCTTCACCCGCAATACCATCGAAGAACACCTGGATATGTTGATGGTCTGCCATCACCTCAGCAAGAATGTGCCGGAGGATATCGCCTTTGCTGAAAGCCGCATACGCCCCCAAACCATTGCCGCCGAAGATATTTTGCACGATATGGGGGTGTTCAGCATTATCTCCTCTGACTCCCAAGCCATGGGCCGGGTGGGGGAGGTGATCCTCCGCACTTGGCAGACCGCCCACAAGATGAAGGTGCAACGGGGATCCCTGCCGCAGGACTCTGCCCGCAACGATAACTTCCGGGCCAAACGCTATGTTGCTAAGTACACCATTTGCCCTGCCATAGCCCAGGGCCTTAGCCATATGATCGGCTCGGTGGAGGTGGGCAAGCTGGCCGACCTCTGCCTGTGGAAACCGGCCTTTTTTGGGGTGAAGCCGGAGCTGGTGTTGAAGGGGGGGCTGATCGCCTATGCGCAAATGGGGGATCCGAACGCTTCTATTCCGACGCCGCAGCCGGTTTATCCCCGCCCAATGTTCGGTAGCTTTGGCCGAGCCATGACCGCAACCAGTCTGCTGTTTGTTTCCCAAGCGGCTCTGGAACAGGGGATCGGGCAACAATTGGGGATCCAACGTCCGGTGGTGGCGGTTAAAAATTGCCGCGAGATTGGCAAAGCGGATCTGAAATTAAATACCAGCACACCCCACATCGAGGTGAACCCAGAAACCTATGAAGTGCGGGCAGATGGTGCTCTCCTGACCTGTGAACCGGCGGAGATATTGCCCATGGCACAACGGTACTTTCTATTTTGA